The proteins below come from a single Pradoshia eiseniae genomic window:
- a CDS encoding asparaginase, with protein sequence MKKISLITTGGTIASKEMSKGLLDSGALSGDELASLCQLPDGFDIKVIDLFQKPSMHINFDMMTAVKEAIEKELEDKSVTGVVVTHGTDSLEETAYFLDLTTNDSRPIVVTGSQRSPQEVGTDVYSNLRNSIFVAANELLHDVGVLVVFNERIYSARYVKKVHASNLQGFESFGYGYLGIIDNDLVSVYQKPIYHESYEIDGNKIPRVEIVKCYTGSDGLFIDAAVQNGVQGIVLEGVGRGQVTPYMLDSIQNALDKGVTVVMTTSAEEGKVYPAYGYVGSAHDLRSRGVILGEDYDSKKARIKLAVLLANGKRDIEQAFKL encoded by the coding sequence ATGAAAAAAATATCATTAATCACTACTGGCGGCACGATTGCTAGTAAGGAAATGTCAAAGGGACTTCTGGATTCGGGGGCATTAAGCGGGGATGAACTGGCTTCCTTATGCCAATTGCCTGACGGATTTGATATTAAAGTAATCGACCTGTTCCAGAAGCCTTCCATGCATATCAATTTTGATATGATGACAGCCGTTAAAGAGGCAATCGAAAAAGAGCTAGAGGACAAGAGTGTGACTGGAGTTGTTGTTACTCATGGGACAGACTCGCTTGAAGAAACGGCCTATTTTCTTGATTTAACAACAAATGATTCCCGACCTATTGTGGTTACCGGTTCACAGCGCTCCCCGCAAGAGGTTGGAACAGATGTTTATTCAAATTTGCGCAACTCTATTTTCGTTGCCGCAAATGAATTGCTGCACGATGTAGGCGTCCTTGTCGTATTTAATGAGCGAATTTATTCCGCCCGATATGTAAAGAAAGTGCACGCCTCTAACCTCCAAGGCTTTGAATCCTTTGGTTATGGATATTTAGGCATCATCGATAATGATCTGGTCAGTGTGTACCAAAAGCCCATTTATCATGAATCATATGAGATAGATGGGAATAAGATTCCAAGGGTGGAAATTGTGAAATGCTATACGGGCTCTGATGGTCTATTCATTGATGCAGCCGTTCAGAATGGTGTGCAAGGTATTGTCCTAGAAGGGGTTGGCAGAGGGCAGGTAACTCCTTATATGCTGGATTCAATTCAAAACGCTCTTGATAAAGGGGTAACGGTTGTGATGACCACAAGTGCCGAGGAGGGCAAGGTCTATCCGGCATACGGTTATGTCGGCAGTGCTCATGATTTGCGGAGCAGAGGCGTCATTCTTGGAGAGGATTATGACAGCAAGAAGGCAAGAATTAAGCTGGCGGTCTTATTGGCGAACGGTAAAAGAGATATTGAACAAGCATTTAAGCTATGA
- a CDS encoding YpdA family putative bacillithiol disulfide reductase has translation MAFEDAIIIGGGPCGMQAAISLKEIGKNPLIIEKGNIVNAIYHYPTHQTFFSTSDKLEIGDVAFITQNRKPVRLQALTYYREVANRKELRVNTYERVLSAVKRDDGLFVVTTTKGQYETPYVVLATGYYDQPNRLDVPGEDLDKVFHYFKEGHPYHNQDVVVIGGKNSSVDAAMELAMAGARVTVIYRGASYSPSIKPWILPEFESLVRHGKVKMEFNAHVREIKPESVIYEKDGIRNEIKNDYVFAMIGYHPDFDFLSKCGIKYDEQSGKPIINDETMETNVEQLYIAGVIAAGRNANEIFIENGRFHGGKIAHSIAEKEKNEK, from the coding sequence ATGGCATTTGAGGATGCAATTATAATCGGTGGAGGTCCTTGCGGGATGCAAGCGGCAATCAGCCTTAAAGAAATTGGAAAGAACCCATTGATCATCGAGAAAGGGAACATCGTGAATGCTATTTATCACTACCCTACCCATCAGACGTTCTTTTCAACAAGCGACAAGTTAGAAATAGGAGATGTGGCCTTCATTACACAAAACCGCAAGCCCGTCCGTCTCCAAGCCTTAACGTATTACCGTGAAGTGGCGAATCGGAAGGAGCTTAGGGTCAATACATATGAACGAGTATTATCTGCTGTAAAAAGGGATGACGGGCTCTTTGTTGTCACCACGACCAAAGGGCAGTATGAGACGCCTTATGTTGTCCTTGCCACAGGTTATTATGACCAGCCGAATAGACTGGATGTTCCTGGAGAGGATCTCGATAAGGTCTTCCATTACTTTAAGGAAGGGCATCCTTATCATAATCAGGATGTGGTGGTTATCGGCGGCAAGAATTCAAGTGTAGATGCAGCCATGGAGCTGGCGATGGCAGGTGCGAGAGTGACCGTAATCTATCGCGGAGCTTCGTACTCCCCAAGTATTAAACCATGGATTCTCCCGGAATTTGAGTCCCTGGTACGTCATGGCAAGGTTAAGATGGAATTTAATGCGCATGTCCGAGAAATCAAACCTGAATCCGTCATTTATGAAAAAGATGGGATTCGTAATGAAATCAAAAATGATTATGTATTTGCCATGATCGGCTACCATCCTGATTTTGATTTCCTGAGCAAATGCGGAATCAAGTATGATGAACAGAGCGGTAAGCCTATCATTAATGATGAAACAATGGAAACGAATGTGGAGCAGTTATATATTGCCGGCGTGATTGCGGCAGGGAGAAATGCCAATGAAATTTTTATTGAGAACGGCCGATTCCACGGGGGTAAAATTGCGCATTCAATTGCAGAAAAAGAAAAGAATGAAAAGTAA